AAAATCTTCAGATCTGAACTGACACAGCAACAAAGACAACACTGAAGGAAGTGAAAGAAAAAATGCACCTTGCTCCTCGTCATCTCTGCCGGAGTCGTCTgctcaagaaaaagaaaacaatctTCATCAAATAACACACTTAAACTAGGAATTAAAAGCAGAATGTACAGTATGCAGATCTGGAATCTGAAGAAgactgaatttaaaaaaaaaccggTAAGTCCTTGCATCTTTGCAATGGTCCAGCTCACTCTAAGTCTATCTATATTCCTATAAAAAAACGCTGAGAGGAAGGGAATATAAGTTTTACAAAGTGAGCTTACCATTGATTCCATAGTCAGCAATCAAGAGATCAGGTTGGGTCATCGCGGACACAGCCAGCTTCTTGAACTCATCATGTTTGTCACCGTATGGGTATGCATCGTCAAATCTGACCAGGACTGCTTTGAACTGCCTTATCACCTGTAAGAAGGAGGTGCAAATTCAACATCAGGTATCaattgaaaatgtctgaaatgtTAACAACCTTTGGGACAATTCTGTTTCCagaatcttttgtcaaaagaaTAACAGTATTTTGATCATCATTTTTTCGACTGATATTTGATGTCTAGATCGAACCCAAAGCCCATTCAAATGATATAAAGAGTTTATCTCAAAATACCATCAAAAAATATATATCCTACACACAATACTGCAAATAACAGATACTGCTTGTTTGTGTAGCTGTTCCCATGGTGATATGACATGGATACAATCACCTTCAATAATGGATATGCATTGAAAATTAAAGTTCAATATAGAACATTCAGTTTTGGTAAATGGTGAATTTTGTATGAGCTGACGCAAACTAACTAACCTCTGTGGAACCGGTTAATTCCGTGAAATTGATCCCTTTTTCCTCAACATGTTATGAACCTGTTAATTGAGTTATTTATGTTCTCTTTCAACATTTTGATTATTGATGGATTGCCCAGGCGTAACAGTTACATGATTAACAATTCATGGTTAGCAATACAGCACACTTCAATAATCACACATTCATCCAACCCATTAGCTTGTCCATGTTATACTGTGGCATGCTAGCATGAGTGTTCATTATACCATGACATTGGTTTGAAACACTTTCCTTCCAGCAAGTTAAACTGACTTGCCCAAGTTGAGGAAATTTTCACCAGCTAAGAGAATACtgttaagaaacttgccaatGTCTTCAACATCAAACAAGAAGTTTTCAAGCACTTAAAAGCATACAAGAATCGAGGGATTTGACATAAAAGACTTTCCAAGGAGCAAGCAGACTGAAAGCTGTTACTGACAGTCAATACATTCATGTTTTCAAAAAGACTACTAAATGGTTTGTTAATGCAGTCAAACTGAGATCACCATTGTCCAACAGCTTCCAGTGCATCAAGTCTCTTGCCCAAGAGCTCAAACCACAGGCATGAACTACCATATAACAACAGCACCAGAGGTGCTCACATGTCTAGCCACATGTTCAGCACTGTTTTATGTATAGAACAATTAGCAAGCACAGCTTCATTGTACAACACAATCAATGAGAGGCCATCAAGAAAGAACACGAATCGTCACACAATGCACAATAACAAATTGATGAGGCTGAAACATCCACCACTTACCTTGTCAAATGTGCCATAATTGATGTTGATTGCACCATTAATGAATTCACCCTTGATTTGAGATAAAAAGGGGATAACCAGGAGTAAACTAACGAGGATTAAACCTGGGGGAGCCATGCTGTCTTCTTGGATCTCCAGATGATGTGGACCAATCAGAGACCACCGCAGACAGACGCTTGTGTATGGCAGATCTTGCAGCGgcaaatcaaaatattcaaaatgctTTACACATAGCTGGATAACTCACTTGAATGACTTTCAGTTTCATATAAATGTGCTGCAAGGTCTTTCAGTGGCACTCCCTCGTCTATAGAGAGTGATTTCTATTGAAAAAGTATTGGTATACCAAATCCTATAACTACTTTTAATCAATAATACAAGAAACAGTAAAATAACAAAGACTATAGAGATGAAGGTTGGGGCTGAGCTAGTTTGTGTGTGGACACGAGGCACTTCAGCCGACTAGGGAGGTGGAGGGGGATGGCAGCCATCAGTTGATCACTTGCCATTGTCCACTTCTGCTATTAAACACCCTTCTGTGagtctgattgtgacatcgCAGAGTGAGAAAGAACTGTTACTTCTTAGATGAACAGCACAAGTCTCTAATCTCCTTGAATTTCCTCCGTAaaccattttttattttgtcatCTTCAAATATAAAGTCTATGCTTCGTAATGATAAGTCCCATAGATTGTCCTCCTTGAGATCGAACGTTTCTGCAGCAATCCTGTATTCTTGAGAGAGAGATGTGGAGAAGACACCCTTGTCATCCGTCTGAAAAAGAATAAAGTCTCATACACTCGTGGTTCAAGACATTACTTTCTAACTTCCACGCTGCTCTATTTCTAACATGAAAGCATTGAATGAGACAAGATGGAGGTCACGGTCATCTCACAGGATGTGTTGGGTTACAACAAGGAACACACAAGTCCAGATATAAGGTCAgtgtttacatgtagttgtgggAAGATGGTGCCAATGCCTTTTATAATGACAACTTACACAAATTATACAAGGGTGTCCAATCTCATACCAACGCTTGAAGTGATGAATGTCAAATGTCTTCACTGTCTGTGCTATGATGTTAGATGTCAGACAAAGCTCTAGAGGTATATGATGCTTGACCATTTGATCGACAATCTCCTGAGAGCCACCATCCTCTGGTCTCAGAAACGTCCCGTGTCCAATGCGCTCTGGGACAAGATCCAGGATGGCTGTTGTTTCATCATTGAGGTTGAAGCACTGCAAGACATTTCATATAGGACGAGTTAGCATATTAATGAAGGTTGAATGCGTCCTTCTGTCCAATTCTATTAACCAGAAATTGGCATCTTAATAGTTGTTTAGCAAAACTGTGGCCGCCGCTATCCTTGGCACTGACTGGGTATTGCATTGCTGTGAGAGACTTGACATGAGTTTTGGTACATCTGCCACAAGTGAACCTGCAGAGAATTTGTGCAAACGTCTTTGCAAACTCATATCAATAAAGTATCACAGAATGACATGATAATCATAGAGTTCCATTCTATGATAACCTACCTCCGCCAGATGTAAAGCAAGTTTAAGACCTTGATTCTGAGCCTCCTTCAACACTGGTATATAGTCCCTGGCATCTCCGACCTTGGGGTCACCACTGAGGTCAATGCCTACAATCAAACCACCACTCTTGTCTCGGTATTCCGCAGCAAGATTCACAACTTTCAAAGCTTCTTCGGTGCCTTTTCTTCTGTCGATGGATAACAACAACCGCACAATACAATCCACGCCTTCACTCTCACAGTCTTTGATCGCCTTCAATACAGATTCAATATATGCCCTCTTAGTCAGGCCGGATTCCTCAATGTCTCGAGGGGTACTCCGCAGCTCCAAATACTTCACATTGTCCTCAGCAAATTCATGGATGATATCACAAGTTATCTGCAAAAAAACAATGTGATAACAACACCTTATGGATGTTTCTGTCATTCTTATGGATGCACGAAATCAGCTTTAATATGTGGTTAAAAAGCGACAACGATTAAAGTGCCATAGATAAAACTCTGAAGAtgctgataatgatgatgtcatAAAACTACTCAATATAGGGGAGGGAATGATAGGCCCCCTGTTTCACACATATCTGCCGTTTTGCAGTTGGTAGTCTTCCTCTAACAAGGCGACTCCTGATGAATCTTAGAaaacatgtcatgatgtcaccacttcaaagtaaaaaaaccAGTTTACCAAATATGCAGCTTCAGCATCAGTTGTAATCGTATGTATTAACT
This is a stretch of genomic DNA from Lineus longissimus chromosome 2, tnLinLong1.2, whole genome shotgun sequence. It encodes these proteins:
- the LOC135483060 gene encoding adenosine deaminase-like protein translates to MAAAANLEKFTKFLPKIELHAHINGSISVATMEKLLKRKVVSVDCDLTNFKKTERRTLDDCFVMLKLIHTITTDAEAAYLITCDIIHEFAEDNVKYLELRSTPRDIEESGLTKRAYIESVLKAIKDCESEGVDCIVRLLLSIDRRKGTEEALKVVNLAAEYRDKSGGLIVGIDLSGDPKVGDARDYIPVLKEAQNQGLKLALHLAECFNLNDETTAILDLVPERIGHGTFLRPEDGGSQEIVDQMVKHHIPLELCLTSNIIAQTVKTFDIHHFKRWYEIGHPCIICTDDKGVFSTSLSQEYRIAAETFDLKEDNLWDLSLRSIDFIFEDDKIKNGLRRKFKEIRDLCCSSKK